The Rhizobium etli 8C-3 genome has a segment encoding these proteins:
- the tssG gene encoding type VI secretion system baseplate subunit TssG: MAHSAGQSLPDLKDAAPSLEAFDFFELLRRLEDDGRLFGMAGRPDREPARLGQHVRLGFAVQDVAKVEPATETTPARVTVSNLGLLGPEGPMPLYLTRWVLDRLSQRWFARADMREVSDTTFVDFVNILQHRMIALFYRAWADAHPAVQVRRHDGGRIRAMSAAMAGLGLCGREQHGERAAINATKLSHAPALAHQVDGPEKLTLFLADLLKVPVRLREFVGTWMPIPNGLQSRLGGAHAQLGRSATIGPRTFQRQQRIELSIGPLTLADYVAFLPGCERRATLQTAIRDLVGHGLDVDVRLVLRRDEVPAAKMGAARIGHIAWLARPKDRSDADDLCIRTIIGWRPEMPEASR, translated from the coding sequence ATGGCCCATAGCGCCGGGCAATCGCTTCCTGATCTGAAGGACGCGGCCCCATCCCTTGAGGCGTTCGACTTTTTCGAGCTCCTGCGGCGCCTCGAAGACGACGGACGACTTTTTGGGATGGCCGGCCGCCCGGACCGGGAGCCGGCGCGGCTCGGACAGCATGTGCGGCTCGGTTTTGCCGTGCAGGATGTCGCGAAGGTCGAGCCGGCCACCGAAACCACGCCGGCTCGCGTCACGGTCTCGAACCTTGGCTTGCTGGGGCCAGAGGGTCCAATGCCCCTCTACCTAACACGTTGGGTGCTGGATCGGCTGTCGCAGCGCTGGTTTGCCAGGGCGGACATGCGCGAGGTCAGCGATACGACCTTCGTCGATTTCGTGAATATTCTTCAGCATCGCATGATCGCGCTCTTTTACCGGGCGTGGGCCGACGCTCATCCGGCGGTGCAGGTCAGGCGCCACGACGGCGGCCGTATTCGAGCAATGTCGGCGGCCATGGCTGGCCTTGGCTTGTGCGGAAGGGAGCAACATGGTGAGCGCGCAGCTATCAATGCCACGAAACTCTCACACGCGCCGGCGCTCGCCCATCAGGTAGACGGGCCGGAAAAGCTCACCCTGTTTCTTGCCGACCTCCTGAAGGTGCCGGTTCGACTTCGCGAATTTGTCGGCACCTGGATGCCTATACCGAACGGGCTCCAGTCCCGGCTTGGCGGCGCGCATGCGCAACTCGGACGAAGCGCCACGATCGGACCGAGGACGTTCCAGCGACAGCAAAGGATCGAGCTTTCGATCGGCCCGCTGACGCTTGCCGACTACGTGGCTTTCCTGCCCGGCTGCGAACGACGCGCAACCCTGCAAACCGCAATCCGCGATCTCGTGGGACACGGGCTCGATGTCGACGTAAGGCTCGTGCTCAGGCGGGACGAAGTTCCCGCGGCCAAAATGGGAGCAGCGCGGATCGGACACATCGCTTGGCTTGCTCGACCGAAAGACCGCAGTGATGCAGATGATCTGTGCATACGCACCATCATTGGCTGGCGGCCGGAAATGCCGGAGGCTTCGAGATGA
- the tssF gene encoding type VI secretion system baseplate subunit TssF gives MDRVFLEYYEEELTHIRALAAEFADMHPSIARNLSLDTVPCPDPFVERLLDGVAYLAARTRQKVDAESSRFARSVLENFYPDLVSPTPATAMALLKPGQQVQTMLAGHLVKRGTRLVSSVRPGISTRCIYTTAQDVMLWPLAITSVTYIQDRSALAAAGIAPVDGVSGSAALSITFNRTGKGKLSDLSLDRLDLYFGDKSKASLLFDTLFGACAATGARPEGRDNALSALPEPEMIGISDDEALMPRTRETFEGYRLLREYFIAPERFHYVRVKGLQPVVRRCSAGLELLFLLRRPIPELANIAAKDFELFATPIINLFERGCNVIELDARRTRQVLHADRTRPRDFEIYRTIRVEDADAERPDAEMPALFSLGQNRGNGWVYFTERRPRRPSEDELRQGQTRTSYPGDDVFITLSRPAQSKADRPPKRIEVTALCTNRDLPILDDTPSLTLESGDPVETIQLLGAVRPPWPSIPATLPAGAAEGSRADELAWRLIAQLSLNFLSLAEEGRGVDPLHALLELYANRGDPSLNRHVRAVARVEARPLIERLAIAGPMCFARGTEVILHIDQSVLAGHSTLLLSALLARLFARYAAINAFVRTRARIIQKQEDVLWPIAPGNRFLI, from the coding sequence ATGGACCGGGTCTTCCTGGAGTATTACGAGGAAGAACTCACCCACATCCGGGCGCTCGCTGCCGAGTTTGCAGATATGCATCCCTCGATCGCACGCAACCTTTCTCTTGATACAGTCCCGTGTCCCGACCCCTTCGTCGAACGCCTGCTGGATGGAGTGGCTTATCTGGCCGCGCGCACCCGACAGAAGGTGGATGCAGAAAGCTCCCGTTTCGCACGAAGCGTGCTCGAAAATTTCTATCCGGATCTCGTTTCGCCGACGCCCGCAACCGCCATGGCTTTGCTGAAGCCGGGCCAGCAGGTTCAAACGATGCTCGCAGGACACCTTGTGAAGCGCGGGACCCGGCTGGTTTCGAGCGTCCGTCCGGGCATTTCCACCCGGTGCATCTATACCACGGCGCAGGATGTGATGCTCTGGCCGCTCGCGATTACCTCGGTCACCTACATCCAGGATCGAAGTGCACTCGCAGCAGCGGGGATTGCTCCGGTCGACGGGGTAAGCGGTTCGGCGGCATTGAGCATCACCTTCAATCGAACTGGCAAAGGCAAGCTCAGCGACTTGTCGCTTGACCGTCTGGATCTGTATTTTGGCGACAAGAGCAAGGCGTCGCTGCTCTTTGATACGCTCTTTGGCGCTTGCGCTGCGACCGGCGCCCGCCCGGAAGGGCGCGATAACGCCCTGAGCGCACTTCCGGAGCCGGAGATGATCGGGATCTCCGACGACGAAGCGCTTATGCCGCGCACGCGCGAAACATTCGAAGGCTACAGGCTGTTACGGGAATACTTCATTGCGCCGGAAAGATTTCACTATGTGCGCGTCAAAGGGCTGCAGCCGGTCGTTCGGCGTTGTTCGGCTGGGCTGGAACTGCTCTTTCTGTTGCGGCGTCCGATCCCCGAGCTTGCGAATATCGCAGCGAAGGATTTCGAACTCTTCGCAACGCCAATCATCAATCTGTTCGAGCGCGGCTGCAACGTCATCGAACTCGATGCGAGGCGCACCCGGCAAGTGCTTCACGCCGATCGCACCCGTCCACGGGATTTCGAGATCTATCGCACAATCCGCGTCGAAGATGCCGATGCCGAGCGCCCCGACGCCGAGATGCCGGCACTGTTCAGCCTGGGCCAGAACCGTGGAAACGGCTGGGTTTATTTTACCGAACGCCGCCCGCGGCGCCCGAGCGAAGACGAGCTTCGCCAGGGGCAAACGCGGACCTCCTATCCAGGTGACGATGTCTTCATCACACTTTCGCGCCCCGCTCAGTCGAAAGCTGACCGGCCACCGAAGCGGATCGAGGTGACGGCGCTGTGCACCAATCGCGATCTACCGATATTGGACGACACGCCGTCCCTCACGCTCGAGAGCGGCGATCCCGTGGAGACTATTCAGCTCCTTGGCGCCGTGCGGCCGCCGTGGCCCTCGATTCCAGCGACGCTTCCGGCTGGAGCAGCGGAAGGCTCCAGAGCCGATGAACTCGCCTGGCGGCTCATCGCGCAACTCTCGCTAAATTTCCTCAGCCTGGCCGAGGAGGGCCGCGGAGTGGATCCACTTCACGCTCTGCTCGAGCTTTATGCGAACCGCGGGGATCCAAGCCTAAACCGGCACGTGCGCGCCGTCGCCCGCGTCGAGGCTCGACCCTTGATCGAGCGCTTAGCAATTGCCGGGCCAATGTGTTTCGCGCGAGGCACCGAGGTTATTCTTCATATCGACCAATCCGTGCTTGCCGGGCACAGCACGTTGTTGCTCTCGGCGCTGCTGGCAAGGCTTTTTGCTCGCTATGCGGCAATCAACGCATTCGTGCGAACCCGCGCGCGGATCATACAAAAGCAGGAGGATGTGCTATGGCCCATAGCGCCGGGCAATCGCTTCCTGATCTGA